The following are encoded together in the Acinetobacter radioresistens DSM 6976 = NBRC 102413 = CIP 103788 genome:
- the atpB gene encoding F0F1 ATP synthase subunit A, whose product MAAEEHALTSTEYIKHHLTNMTYGKMPDGTWKLAETAEEAQQMGFTAIHLDSMGWSIGLGVIFCLLFWLVAKAANSGVPTKFQSAIEMIIEFVDSSVRDTFHGKSRLIAPLALTIFVWIFLMNLMDLIPVDWVPYLAQQIGASVFGMDPHHVYFKIVPSTDPNITLGMSLSVFVLILFYSIREKGVGGFVGELALNPFNPSNPVAKALLIPVNLILELVTFLARPISLALRLFGNMYAGELIFILIALLPFWIQWALSVPWAIFHILVITLQAFIFMMLTIVYLSMASEKH is encoded by the coding sequence ATGGCTGCTGAAGAACATGCCCTTACTTCGACAGAGTATATTAAGCATCACTTGACCAATATGACCTATGGCAAAATGCCGGACGGTACTTGGAAATTGGCCGAGACTGCTGAAGAAGCTCAACAGATGGGGTTCACTGCAATTCACTTGGATTCAATGGGTTGGTCAATTGGCCTTGGTGTGATTTTCTGTTTGTTATTCTGGCTGGTTGCTAAAGCAGCCAATTCTGGTGTTCCTACCAAATTCCAGTCTGCAATCGAAATGATCATTGAGTTCGTTGACTCAAGTGTTCGTGATACTTTCCATGGCAAATCTCGCTTGATTGCGCCATTGGCACTGACCATCTTCGTGTGGATTTTCCTCATGAACCTGATGGACCTGATTCCTGTTGACTGGGTTCCTTACCTGGCTCAGCAGATTGGTGCAAGTGTATTTGGTATGGATCCTCACCACGTTTACTTCAAGATTGTTCCATCTACTGACCCGAACATTACCTTAGGTATGTCCCTGTCAGTATTTGTCCTGATCTTGTTTTACAGCATCCGTGAAAAGGGTGTTGGTGGCTTTGTTGGCGAGTTGGCACTTAACCCATTCAACCCAAGTAACCCAGTTGCAAAAGCGTTACTTATTCCGGTGAACTTAATTCTGGAACTGGTAACTTTCCTTGCACGTCCAATTTCATTGGCACTTCGACTGTTCGGTAACATGTATGCGGGTGAGTTGATCTTCATCTTGATCGCGCTTTTACCGTTCTGGATCCAATGGGCGTTATCTGTGCCTTGGGCTATCTTCCACATTCTTGTTATTACGTTGCAGGCGTTCATTTTCATGATGCTGACCATCGTATACTTGAGCATGGCAAGCGAAAAACATTAA
- a CDS encoding F0F1 ATP synthase subunit B, which yields MNINLTLIGQAIAFAVFVAFCMKFVWPPLINAISERQRRIADGLNAAEKAKADLADAQAQVKQELDVAKAQAAQLIEQANRRAAQLIEEARTQAAAEGERIRQQAKEAVDQEINSAREELRQQVAALAVSGAEKILNQQVDAQAHNAMLTQLAAKL from the coding sequence ATGAATATCAACCTCACATTGATTGGCCAAGCGATTGCATTTGCGGTTTTTGTCGCATTCTGCATGAAGTTTGTCTGGCCACCACTAATCAATGCGATTAGTGAGCGTCAGCGTCGTATCGCTGATGGCTTAAATGCTGCTGAAAAAGCGAAAGCTGATCTTGCCGATGCACAGGCGCAAGTAAAGCAAGAGCTTGACGTGGCTAAAGCACAAGCGGCTCAATTGATCGAACAAGCGAACCGTCGTGCAGCACAGCTGATCGAAGAAGCGCGTACTCAAGCTGCGGCTGAAGGTGAGCGTATTCGTCAACAGGCAAAAGAAGCTGTTGATCAGGAGATCAATTCTGCTCGCGAAGAATTACGTCAACAAGTTGCTGCCTTGGCAGTATCTGGTGCAGAAAAAATCCTGAACCAGCAAGTTGATGCGCAAGCTCACAATGCCATGCTGACCCAGCTGGCTGCTAAACTTTAA
- the atpE gene encoding F0F1 ATP synthase subunit C, whose translation MELTLGLVAIASAILIAFGALGTAIGFGLLGGRFLEAVARQPELAPQLQTRMFLIAGLLDAVPMIGVGIGLFFIFANPFVG comes from the coding sequence ATGGAACTCACTTTAGGTCTAGTTGCAATTGCATCTGCTATCTTGATCGCTTTCGGTGCTTTAGGTACTGCGATTGGTTTTGGTCTTCTGGGCGGTCGTTTCCTTGAAGCTGTTGCACGTCAACCAGAATTGGCTCCACAACTTCAAACTCGTATGTTCCTAATCGCGGGTCTTCTTGATGCTGTGCCTATGATCGGCGTTGGTATTGGTTTGTTCTTCATCTTCGCAAATCCATTTGTAGGTTAA
- a CDS encoding ATP synthase subunit I: MSRTSRLIDRRLAKALVYLQAFMIPVSALIAWLVSDTTAALSAALGALVCWLASSYFSWQSFRTAGARASKQVLLNMYRGMLGKFAIMIVGFILILSNVQPLSPVALFCGFILVQSMSWVAPFWVSRLQKRV, translated from the coding sequence ATGAGCCGAACTAGTCGCTTGATTGACCGACGGTTAGCGAAAGCTTTGGTCTACCTGCAAGCATTTATGATACCTGTGTCTGCTTTGATAGCATGGCTTGTAAGTGATACAACCGCAGCATTAAGTGCCGCACTTGGTGCATTGGTGTGCTGGCTTGCAAGCAGTTATTTCTCATGGCAGTCATTTAGAACTGCCGGGGCAAGAGCTTCAAAGCAGGTTCTATTGAATATGTACCGGGGCATGCTCGGCAAGTTTGCAATCATGATTGTTGGCTTTATTTTAATTTTAAGCAATGTACAACCACTGTCACCGGTGGCATTGTTTTGTGGATTTATACTCGTTCAGAGCATGTCTTGGGTTGCCCCGTTTTGGGTATCTCGACTACAAAAACGAGTTTAA
- the znuB gene encoding zinc ABC transporter permease subunit ZnuB, translating into MMEWLQLLLPAWIMGTLLVFLTAPLGCLMLWRRMSFFADTMAHGTLLGVAVAGALSLPLWMGVTLLALLLVAVLWVLHDPRLPSDALLALCSATLLCSGLLFIQHLPSLRPELLSYLFGDLLTISWNDLPTFAAVILLALAVLYKSWQAQIRTAIDPDIAASEGIHNQWQRLIFMLLLALFTVLALRAVGSLLMGALLVIPALTARLLAHSPRQMVIWAFVMAQIGITVGLWSSAGLDISTGLSIVLTMAILFILIFTVQKIRTSIS; encoded by the coding sequence ATGATGGAATGGCTACAACTTCTGCTTCCTGCCTGGATTATGGGTACCCTGCTGGTCTTTCTGACCGCTCCACTTGGCTGTCTGATGCTGTGGCGACGGATGTCATTTTTTGCCGACACCATGGCGCATGGCACTTTACTTGGCGTTGCCGTTGCAGGTGCACTTAGCTTACCACTATGGATGGGTGTTACTTTACTGGCCTTATTACTGGTGGCAGTGTTATGGGTATTGCATGATCCGCGCTTGCCGAGTGATGCTTTACTGGCACTGTGTTCAGCGACCCTGCTCTGTTCTGGCCTGTTGTTTATCCAGCACTTGCCCAGTTTAAGGCCTGAACTGCTCAGTTATCTGTTCGGTGACCTGCTTACAATCAGCTGGAATGACTTACCTACATTTGCTGCGGTTATTCTGCTGGCACTCGCCGTGCTTTATAAATCATGGCAAGCCCAGATCCGTACTGCAATTGATCCGGATATTGCAGCCAGCGAAGGCATCCATAACCAATGGCAGCGCCTGATTTTCATGTTACTGCTGGCGCTGTTTACAGTTCTGGCATTGCGTGCCGTAGGTTCTTTACTGATGGGAGCATTACTAGTCATACCTGCGCTGACGGCACGTCTGCTTGCACATTCACCCAGACAGATGGTGATCTGGGCATTTGTGATGGCACAGATTGGAATAACGGTAGGACTATGGTCAAGTGCTGGTCTAGACATTTCGACCGGCTTAAGTATTGTACTTACTATGGCAATTTTATTTATCCTGATTTTTACTGTACAGAAGATCAGAACAAGTATTTCATAA
- a CDS encoding Dyp-type peroxidase has translation MTAQSVILPLPSDHARFISLRLKDLSVAELKKHIALLHSTRDRLITQHPAAQIKAAVAFGPEIWLQLYKEMPSGFKQLAPQQGTFQMPVVPADVFIHIASARADICFALSQAFFEGIKDKVEVLDERVCFRYFDGRDITGFIDGTENPQFNDDRAEVALLPEDSGVFADGSFIFAQRYAHDLEKWKRLKVDTQEQIMGRTKLESIELDNEVKPENAHIARTVVEDENGEEMEILRHSLPYGDGKGDQGLFFIAYTKDLNIIDLMLNRMFGTSGDGIHDRLLHFVTPLDGAYYFAPSAELLEVILES, from the coding sequence ATGACTGCTCAATCGGTAATCCTTCCCTTACCTTCTGACCATGCACGTTTTATCAGTTTACGTTTAAAAGATTTGTCAGTGGCTGAGCTTAAAAAGCACATCGCGCTACTGCATAGTACACGAGACCGCTTGATTACCCAGCACCCTGCTGCACAGATTAAAGCGGCCGTTGCTTTCGGTCCAGAAATATGGCTCCAGCTTTATAAAGAAATGCCTTCTGGTTTTAAACAGCTTGCTCCTCAGCAGGGTACTTTTCAGATGCCGGTGGTACCTGCCGATGTATTCATTCATATTGCCAGCGCACGTGCTGACATCTGTTTTGCCTTGAGCCAGGCATTTTTTGAGGGAATCAAAGATAAGGTTGAGGTGCTGGATGAGCGGGTATGTTTTCGCTACTTTGATGGGCGTGATATTACCGGCTTTATTGACGGTACTGAAAACCCACAATTTAATGATGACCGTGCAGAGGTTGCGCTTCTGCCTGAAGACAGTGGTGTCTTTGCAGATGGATCGTTTATTTTCGCCCAGCGTTATGCACATGACCTGGAAAAATGGAAACGTTTAAAAGTAGATACTCAAGAGCAGATCATGGGCCGTACCAAACTTGAGTCTATTGAACTGGATAATGAGGTAAAACCTGAGAATGCGCATATAGCACGTACCGTGGTAGAAGATGAAAATGGTGAGGAAATGGAGATTCTTCGTCATAGTCTCCCATATGGTGATGGGAAAGGTGATCAGGGTCTTTTCTTTATTGCTTATACTAAAGACCTTAACATTATCGATCTCATGCTGAACCGTATGTTTGGAACCAGTGGTGATGGTATTCATGACCGTTTATTACATTTTGTTACTCCACTTGATGGGGCATATTACTTTGCGCCTAGCGCAGAATTACTTGAAGTGATATTAGAGAGTTAA
- the znuC gene encoding zinc ABC transporter ATP-binding protein ZnuC, whose translation MSAVQHHGLSSPLPLVSLEDISVRLDELDILKQINFTLHEREIVTLIGPNGAGKSTLIKILLGIMQPSTGHVRTAKTLKMSYVPQKFNPSHSLPLRVKDLLALENCSQQIKSEIIRDTGISKLELSKVQQLSGGERQRVLLARALLRQPDILVLDEPMQGLDIQSEAELYAYVRSLPERYGCAVLMVSHDLQWVMQGTHRVVCLNKHICCSGLPENVQQHPEYQAIFGTQRVFYQHHHDHCAHGDHAEPCQHNARPHIHPEPEV comes from the coding sequence ATGTCAGCAGTGCAACACCACGGCCTAAGCTCTCCCCTGCCCCTGGTTTCTCTTGAAGATATCAGTGTAAGGCTTGATGAGCTGGATATTCTTAAGCAGATTAATTTTACGCTCCATGAACGGGAGATTGTGACCCTGATCGGTCCAAACGGTGCTGGCAAGTCTACCCTGATTAAGATATTGCTAGGCATTATGCAGCCGAGTACTGGTCATGTCCGCACGGCTAAAACGCTAAAGATGTCGTATGTGCCACAAAAATTTAACCCATCACATAGCTTGCCATTGCGCGTCAAAGACTTGCTGGCTTTAGAAAACTGCTCCCAGCAGATCAAATCAGAAATCATCCGAGATACGGGTATCAGCAAGTTAGAGTTATCTAAAGTGCAACAACTTTCCGGAGGTGAACGGCAACGGGTATTACTGGCACGTGCATTACTGCGCCAGCCAGATATCCTGGTTCTGGATGAACCCATGCAAGGGCTTGACATTCAGTCTGAGGCCGAACTGTATGCCTATGTACGGAGCCTGCCGGAACGTTATGGCTGTGCAGTATTAATGGTTTCTCATGATTTGCAGTGGGTCATGCAAGGCACGCATCGTGTGGTTTGCCTCAACAAGCATATCTGTTGTAGCGGCCTGCCAGAGAATGTCCAGCAACATCCTGAATATCAGGCAATCTTTGGAACCCAACGTGTATTTTATCAGCATCATCATGACCACTGTGCGCATGGTGACCATGCTGAACCCTGTCAGCATAATGCCCGCCCACATATCCACCCTGAACCGGAAGTTTAA
- a CDS encoding metal ABC transporter solute-binding protein, Zn/Mn family, protein MLRFILVALALCSCTLSWSNDLVASTQPIYLISKAVTQGIEQPKLLLANQSGHDITLKPAHRKTIQDASLVIWLGKAHEAPLDKVLSSQPKAISILDSGLVKLLPLRNTRGKALPNTVDTHIWLDPNNAVRIGFFIAALRSQQYPAHRQAYWNNARAFAARMLKVTQQYNQTGQSRPYWSYHDAYQYLERPLNLRFAGALTDDPHIAPTMSQIRYLNQQRPSQKMCLLAEGHASQAQYRSLNPIIFQKVDESMSNEQDFIVAWKDLADQAHRCVVNAR, encoded by the coding sequence ATGTTACGTTTTATTCTTGTTGCTCTGGCACTATGCAGTTGTACCTTAAGCTGGTCAAATGACCTGGTTGCATCTACACAACCTATTTACCTGATCAGTAAAGCAGTTACCCAAGGAATCGAGCAACCCAAGCTGCTATTAGCCAATCAGAGCGGGCATGATATTACTCTAAAGCCGGCTCACCGTAAGACCATTCAGGATGCTTCTCTGGTGATCTGGCTTGGGAAAGCTCATGAAGCTCCTTTAGACAAGGTATTGAGCAGCCAGCCTAAAGCAATCTCTATCCTGGATTCAGGATTGGTAAAGCTGCTGCCACTTCGAAATACCCGTGGTAAAGCATTACCAAATACTGTCGATACCCATATCTGGCTTGATCCGAATAATGCGGTACGTATCGGCTTTTTTATAGCGGCCTTACGTTCACAGCAGTATCCAGCACATCGGCAGGCTTACTGGAATAATGCACGGGCATTCGCAGCACGTATGCTCAAAGTGACGCAACAATATAACCAGACTGGTCAGTCACGCCCATACTGGTCTTATCATGATGCTTACCAATATTTGGAAAGACCTCTTAATCTGCGCTTTGCTGGTGCCTTAACTGATGATCCACATATTGCTCCAACTATGAGTCAGATTCGTTACCTGAACCAGCAGCGGCCAAGTCAAAAAATGTGTTTGCTGGCAGAAGGCCATGCCAGCCAGGCCCAGTATCGTAGCCTGAATCCGATCATATTCCAGAAGGTCGACGAAAGTATGAGTAATGAGCAGGATTTTATTGTAGCGTGGAAAGATCTGGCTGATCAGGCCCATCGCTGTGTAGTAAATGCACGATAA
- a CDS encoding transcriptional repressor, with protein MSSCSHGHHDTLHGVHDHHNVEARLAEAESLCIASGARLTPLRKQVLELILKASSPMGAYDLLAKMKSNTDRPAAPPTVYRTLEFLLEKGLIHRLTSINAYIPCCHPREGHQAAFLICTRCHIVKEASAQGLMQQLEQLAASDHFNAHHSIIEISGLCQQCNTTA; from the coding sequence ATGAGCTCATGTTCACATGGACATCATGACACATTGCACGGCGTACATGACCATCATAACGTTGAAGCACGTCTTGCTGAAGCAGAAAGCTTATGTATTGCCTCGGGTGCACGTCTTACTCCTTTACGTAAACAGGTGCTGGAACTGATTCTGAAAGCTTCCAGCCCGATGGGGGCCTATGACCTGCTGGCTAAAATGAAAAGTAATACTGACCGGCCGGCTGCTCCACCTACTGTTTACCGTACGCTAGAGTTTCTGCTGGAAAAAGGCCTTATTCACCGTTTGACTTCAATTAATGCCTATATTCCCTGTTGTCATCCAAGAGAAGGCCATCAGGCGGCTTTTCTGATCTGTACGCGCTGTCACATTGTTAAAGAGGCATCAGCACAAGGCTTGATGCAGCAGCTGGAGCAGCTGGCAGCTTCTGATCATTTTAATGCGCATCACAGTATTATCGAGATTTCAGGATTATGTCAGCAGTGCAACACCACGGCCTAA